One Loxodonta africana isolate mLoxAfr1 chromosome 8, mLoxAfr1.hap2, whole genome shotgun sequence DNA window includes the following coding sequences:
- the CALU gene encoding calumenin isoform X1, translating into MDLRQFLMCLSLCTAFALSKPTEKKDRVHHEPQLSDKVHNDAQSFDYDHDAFLGAEEAKTFDQLTPEESKERLGMIVDKIDADKDGFVTEGELKSWIKHAQKKYIYDNVENQWQEFDMNQDGLISWDEYRNVTYGTYLDDPDPDDGFNYKQMMVRDERRFKMADKDGDLIATKEEFTAFLHPEEYDYMKDIVVQETMEDIDKNADGFIDLEEYIGDMYSHDGNADEPEWVKTEREQFVEFRDKNRDGKMDKEETKDWILPSDYDHAEAEARHLVYESDQNKDGKLTKEEIVDKYDLFVGSQATDFGEALVRHDEF; encoded by the exons ATGGACCTGCGGCAGTTTCTTATGTGCCTGTCCCTGTGCACAGCCTTTGCCTTGAGCAAGCCCACAGAAAAGAAGGACCGGGTACACCATGAGCCTCAGCTCAGCGACAAGGTTCACAATGACGCTCAGAGTTTTGATTATGACCATGATGCCTTCCTGGGTGCTGAAGAAGCAAAGACTTTTGACCAGCTGACACCAGAAGAGAGCAAAGAGAGGCTTGG AATGATTGTAGATAAAATAGACGCGGATAAAGATGGGTTTGTGACGGAGGGGGAGCTGAAATCCTGGATTAAGCACGCCCAGAAGAAATACATATATGACAATGTTGAAAACCAATGGCAGGAGTTTGATATGAACCAAGACGGCTTAATCTCCTGGGATGAGTACAGAAACGTGACTTATGGCACTTACTTGG ATGATCCAGACCCTGATGATGGATTTAATTACAAACAGATGATGGTTAGAGATGAACGGAGGTTTAAAATGGCAGACAAGGATGGAGACCTCATTGCCACGAAGGAGGAATTCACAGCCTTCCTGCACCCTGAGGAGTATGACTACATGAAAGATATCGTAGTACAG GAAACAATGGAGGATATAGATAAGAACGCTGATGGTTTTATTGATCTGGAAGAGTATATTG gTGACATGTACAGCCACGATGGAAATGCTGATGAGCCCGAATGGGTAAAGACAGAGCGAGAGCAGTTTGTGGAGTTTCGGGATAAGAACAGAGATGGGAAGATGGACAAGGAAGAGACCAAAGATTGGATCCTCCCGTCAGACTATGATCATGCAGAGGCAGAAGCCAGGCACCTGGTCTATGAATCAGACCAGAACAAG GACGGCAAGCTTACCAAGGAGGAGATTGTTGACAAGTATGATTTATTTGTGGGCAGCCAGGCCACAGATTTCGGCGAGGCCTTAGTACGACATGACGAGTTCTGA
- the CALU gene encoding calumenin isoform X2: MDLRQFLMCLSLCTAFALSKPTEKKDRVHHEPQLSDKVHNDAQSFDYDHDAFLGAEEAKTFDQLTPEESKERLGKIVSKIDGDKDGFVTVDELKDWIKFAQKRWIYEDVERQWKGHDLNEDGLVSWEEYKNATYGYVLDDPDPDDGFNYKQMMVRDERRFKMADKDGDLIATKEEFTAFLHPEEYDYMKDIVVQETMEDIDKNADGFIDLEEYIGDMYSHDGNADEPEWVKTEREQFVEFRDKNRDGKMDKEETKDWILPSDYDHAEAEARHLVYESDQNKDGKLTKEEIVDKYDLFVGSQATDFGEALVRHDEF; encoded by the exons ATGGACCTGCGGCAGTTTCTTATGTGCCTGTCCCTGTGCACAGCCTTTGCCTTGAGCAAGCCCACAGAAAAGAAGGACCGGGTACACCATGAGCCTCAGCTCAGCGACAAGGTTCACAATGACGCTCAGAGTTTTGATTATGACCATGATGCCTTCCTGGGTGCTGAAGAAGCAAAGACTTTTGACCAGCTGACACCAGAAGAGAGCAAAGAGAGGCTTGG AAAGATTGTAAGTAAAATAGATGGCGACAAGGACGGGTTTGTCACTGTGGATGAGCTCAAAGACTGGATTAAATTTGCACAAAAGCGCTGGATTTACGAGGATGTAGAGCGGCAGTGGAAGGGGCATGACCTCAATGAGGACGGCCTCGTTTCCTGGGAGGAGTATAAAAATGCCACCTACGGCTACGTTTTAG ATGATCCAGACCCTGATGATGGATTTAATTACAAACAGATGATGGTTAGAGATGAACGGAGGTTTAAAATGGCAGACAAGGATGGAGACCTCATTGCCACGAAGGAGGAATTCACAGCCTTCCTGCACCCTGAGGAGTATGACTACATGAAAGATATCGTAGTACAG GAAACAATGGAGGATATAGATAAGAACGCTGATGGTTTTATTGATCTGGAAGAGTATATTG gTGACATGTACAGCCACGATGGAAATGCTGATGAGCCCGAATGGGTAAAGACAGAGCGAGAGCAGTTTGTGGAGTTTCGGGATAAGAACAGAGATGGGAAGATGGACAAGGAAGAGACCAAAGATTGGATCCTCCCGTCAGACTATGATCATGCAGAGGCAGAAGCCAGGCACCTGGTCTATGAATCAGACCAGAACAAG GACGGCAAGCTTACCAAGGAGGAGATTGTTGACAAGTATGATTTATTTGTGGGCAGCCAGGCCACAGATTTCGGCGAGGCCTTAGTACGACATGACGAGTTCTGA
- the OPN1SW gene encoding short-wave-sensitive opsin 1 (The RefSeq protein has 1 substitution compared to this genomic sequence) produces MIKMSGEEEEFYLFKNISSVGPWGGPQYHIGPVWAFHLQAAFMAFVFFVGTPLNALVLVATLRYRKLRQPLNYILVNISLGGFLSCIFSVFIVFISSCKGYFIFGRYVCALEAFVGSVAGLVTGWSLAFLAFERYIVICKPFGNIRFSSKHALMVVLATWTIGIGVSIPPFFGWSRFLPEGLQCSCGPDWYTVGTKYRSEYYTWFLFIFCFIVPLSLICFSYSQLLGALRAVAAQQQESATTQKAEREVSRMVVVMVASFCLCYVPYAALAMYMVNNRNHGLDLRLVTIPAFFSKSACVYNPIIYCFMNKQFRGCIMEMVCGKSVADESDMSSSQKMEVSTVSSSQVGPN; encoded by the exons ATGAGCAAGATgtcaggggaggaggaggagtttTATCTGTTCAAGAACATCTCCTCAGTGGGGCCTTGGGGTGGGCCTCAGTACCACATTGGCCCTGTCTGGGCCTTCCACTTACAAGCAGCTTTCATGGCCTTTGTCTTCTTTGTAGGGACACCACTCAATGCCCTAGTGCTGGTGGCCACACTTCGTTACAGAAAGTTGCGGCAGCCACTCAACTACATCCTGGTCAACATATCCCTGGGGGGCTTCCTCTCCTGCATCTTCTCTGTCTTCATTGTCTTCATCTCCAGCTGTAAGGGATACTTCATTTTTGGTCGCTATGTTTGTGCTTTGGAGGCCTTCGTGGGCTCTGTGGCAG GTCTGGTAACAGGATGGTCACTGGCCTTCTTGGCCTTTGAGCGCTACATTGTCATCTGTAAGCCATTCGGCAACATCCGCTTCAGCTCCAAGCATGCACTGATGGTTGTCCTGGCTACTTGGACCATTGGTATTGGCGTCTCCATCCCACCCTTCTTTGGCTGGAGCCG GTTCCTCCCTGAAGGCCTGCAGTGTTCCTGTGGCCCTGACTGGTACACTGTGGGCACCAAATATCGCAGCGAGTACTACACCTGGTTCCTCTTCATCTTCTGCTTCATCGTGCCCCTTTCCCTCATATGCTTCTCTTACTCCCAGCTGCTGGGGGCCCTCAGAGCT GTTGCAGCTCAGCAGCAGGAGTCAGCTACCACCCAGAAGGCCGAGCGGGAGGTGAGCCgcatggtggtggtgatggtggcatccttttgtctttgttatgtgCCCTATGCTGCCTTGGCCATGTACATGGTCAACAACCGTAACCACGGGCTGGACTTAAGGCTTGTCAccattcctgccttcttctcCAAGAGTGCTTGTGTCTATAATCCCATCATCTACTGCTTCATGAATAAGCAG TTTCGAGGCTGCATCATGGAGATGGTGTGTGGGAAGTCCGTGGCAGATGAATCTGACATGTCCAGCTCCCAGAAAATGGAAGTTTCTACTGTCTCTTCTAGCCAAGTTGGCCCCAACTAA